One segment of Peromyscus leucopus breed LL Stock chromosome 5, UCI_PerLeu_2.1, whole genome shotgun sequence DNA contains the following:
- the Crh gene encoding corticoliberin, with protein MRLRLLVSAGILLMALSPSPPCRAQLSRGPVPGAPRSPQPLNFLQPEEPQQPQPVLIRMGEEYFLRLGNLHRGPAARLSPDPSPLSAGRDSRPSQDQAAANFFRLLLQQQQQQQQQQQQQQQQQMPQRSLDSRAGPAERGAEDTLGDHQGARERVKRAQERPTSLDLTFHLLREVFDMVNADRLVKQAHINRKLMEIAGK; from the coding sequence ATGAGGCTGCGACTGCTGGTGTCCGCGGGCATCCTGCTGATGGCTCTGTCGCCCAGCCCTCCGTGCAGGGCCCAGCTGAGCAGGGGACCCGTCCCAGGCGCTCCGCGGTCCCCGCAGCCCCTGAATTTCCTGCAGCCAGAAGAGCCCCAGCAGCCTCAGCCGGTTCTGATCCGCATGGGAGAAGAATACTTCCTCCGCCTGGGGAACCTCCACAGGGGCCCCGCTGCTCGGCTGTCGCCCGACCCCTCGCCCCTCTCCGCGGGTCGCGACAGCCGCCCCTCGCAGGACCAGGCAGCCGCTAACTTTTTCCGCCTgttgctgcagcagcagcagcagcagcagcagcagcagcagcagcagcagcagcagcagatgccTCAGCGCTCGCTCGACAGCCGCGCGGGGCCGGCGGAGCGCGGCGCCGAGGACACCCTCGGCGACCACCAGGGGGCGCGGGAGAGGGTGAAGCGGGCCCAGGAGAGGCCCACCTCTCTggatctcaccttccaccttctgCGCGAAGTCTTCGACATGGTCAATGCAGATCGTTTAGTGAAGCAAGCTCACATCAACAGGAAACTGATGGAGATTGCTGGGAAATGA